The Flavobacterium johnsoniae UW101 genomic interval TATTATCTAAAACTTCAGTCATAACTTTTGCTTCAGTTCCATTTGGGAAAGTAACTTTAATCTTTTGAGCTATCGTTGGAGCAATTTCCGTAATGGCTTTTTTATCGTAAGACTCGCCTTTCTTAATATTCCAGCCATAGAAAATAGCCGGAACATGGGTATCATAACTGTAAATTGTTCCGTGTGAGGTTCCTGTTGGAGTATATTCTATCATACCTGGTTTATCAACAATTACTAAATCACCATTTTGTGTAACATCATAGCCTTTTGCAACAAAATTAAGAGCATAATCATTCCCAGTATTAGCTAAAACTTCTTCTTCTGTATACACTTTTTTAACTTGTGGCTGTGTAATTAAAAACTCTTTAAAAGCTTGCTTTACTTTTAAAAGTTCTAATCCTTTTTCTTTAATAATTTGTTTATTGAAGAAAACATTAAAGTTTGAATAATTCTGGATCAAATCCACCCCAAAAGTTTTTACAGAAAAATCCTGAAGAGTTTTCTTAACTTCTTTTGAAGGGTAATTATCAACATTATACTTGCGATCCTTTAAATAAATTACATTTTCTGCACCTGCATGATCTGCTGTTAAGAAAAGTAAATAATTCCCTTTACCAACCGTTTTATCAAGATAAGCTAAAAAGTCAGCAATTGTTTGATCCAATCTCAAATAAGTATCTTGAAGTTCCATTGATCTTGGTCCAAGCAAATGGCCAACGTAATCTGTAGAAGAGAAACTAACAGTAAGGAAGTCTGTAATATTATCTTTTCCTAATTCTTCCTTCTCGATTGCTCTTTTAGCAAATTCAGCCAGCAAATCATTTCCAAAAGGAGTAGCACGGATAACTCCAGCATCATTTTTCTCATACATTGATTTTAAATCATATGGAAAAACTGGTGCAGCACTTCCATATAATTTTCCTTCATAAGGATTATTATCAGGAAGACTTTCATTGTAAACCGAAGCAGGTTTGTACAAATCCCATCCCTTATTAATGTATTTTAAGTAGTTTTTTTCATTATTGAATTCAGTAACCCAATCAGGCAGTTTATCGCCATAAAAAGTACTAGAAATAAATGAACCAGTTTTACTATACCAAAATGCCCAATTAGCAAAATGACCAGCCGGTAATATAGCTCCACGATCTTTTAAGCTCATTCCAATTACTTTTCCATTAAAATTAGTAGCCATTCTAACTTCATCTGTAATTGTTGTACTTTGAAGATTTTTAGGAGACATTGCACCTTCTTCTGCTGTACCGTCACCTACAGTTTTAACTCCTGCATCATCGGTACAATACATTTCTTTTCCAAGAGTTCTGCTGAACCATTCATTACCAACAATTCCATGAATAGCTGGTGTTGTACCAGTATAAATTGAAGCATGTCCAGGGGCAGTGTAAGTTGGCATATAATTGTAATGCATATTCTGGAAAGTAAATCCATCATTCATTAATTTCTTAAAGCCGTTTGGAGAAAAATCATCAGAAAATCGATATAAATATTCCATTTTCATTTGATCGACAACTATACCCACAACTAATTTAGGACGTTGTTGTGCACTCAAACTTGTGATAACAAAAAGTGCCAACAGTAAAATACTTTTCTTCATGTTTAATAAAATAATTTAAACACAAAAATACTCATTCAAAATCTAAAATTCTAAAGTATCTATACCTAAGACAGACAATTGACTATAATTTAACAAAAATTGAACTCTATATCTTCTTAAACATAAATTATCAGAAGATTTTAAAACTTTATATCAGAAATAATTTAGTGTTATTTCCCTTCTGCGAGCTATATTAAGAACCTTTCCTGTTGTTTCAGGTACAGGAAATTCTGTTATATATTAATTAAATCCTGGCAGTTTTTAAATTAAAGGTTTACAAAACGGCGAAGATTTGGGTTCTTCGTTCCAAACATTCATAAAAACAAAAAACCCTATCCGATTAGGATAGGGTTTTAAAAGAAAGGCGACGACATACTCTCCCACAAAACTGCAGTACCATCTGCGCAGGCGGGCTTAACTTCTCTGTTCGGGATGGGAAGAGGTGAGCCCCGCCGCAATAACCACCTTAAGGTCATTCGCTGCTAGCAGCTTTTAATTATTAATTATCAATTATAAATTGTTAATTATCAATTAAACAATATTTTAACATACTGAGATAAAGAAAAGTAAGTTTTTGTTTTAGAAAGTTTCCTCCCGGGCCTTTCGGCCCGGGAAAAGGGTGTACATAAGCTTACGGATTATTAGTACTACTCGACTATGACATTACTGCCTTTACATCTATAGCCTATCAACGTGGTCATCTTCCACGATCCTTAAAAGAAATCTCATCTTGTGGTGGGTTTCGCGCTTATATGCTTTCAGCGCTTATCCCTTCCCAACGTAGCTACTCTGCGGTGCCCCTGGCGGGACAACAGATACACTAGAGGTTAGTCCAATTCGGTCCTCTCGTACTAGAATCAGATCCACTCAAATTTCTAACGCCCGCAGTAGATAGAGACCGAACTGTCTCACGACGTTCTGAACCCAGCTCGCGTGCCACTTTAATGGGCGAACAGCCCAACCCTTGGGACCTTCTCCAGCCCCAGGATGTGACGAGCCGACATCGAGGTGCCAAACCCCCCCGTCGATATGAGCTCTTGGGGGAGATCAGCCTGTTATCCCCGGCGTACCTTTTATCCTTTGAGCGATGGCCCTTCCATGCGGAACCACCGGATCACTATGCTCTACTTTCGTACCTGATCGACCTGTATGTCTCTCAGTCAAGCTCCCTTATGCCATTGCACTCTACGCACGGTTACCAAGCGTACTGAGGGAACCTTTAGAAGCCTCCGTTACTCTTTTGGAGGCGACCACCCCAGTCAAACTACCCACCAAGCACTGTCCCCCGCATAGCGGGGTTAGGCCTCAGATAAACAAAGGGTTGTATTTCAACAATGACTCCACAACGCCTGGCGACGCCGCTTCATAGTCTCCAACCTATCCTACACATCATTTATCCAAGGTCAATACTAAGCTATAGTAAAGGTGCACAGGGTCTTTTCGTCCCACTGCGGGTAAACGGCATCTTCACCGTTACTACAATTTCACCGAGCTCATGGCTGAGACAGTGTCCAGATCGTTACACCATTCGTGCAGGTCGGAACTTACCCGACAAGGAATTTCGCTACCTTAGGACCGTTATAGTTACGGCCGCCGTTTACTGGGGCTTCAATTCAATGCTTCTCCGAAGATAACATCTCCTCTTAACCTTCCAGCACCGGGCAGGTGTCAGGCCCTATACTTCATCTTACGATTTTGCAGAGCCCTGTGTTTTTGATAAACAGTCGCCTGGACCTCTTCACTGCGGCCCTGATTGCTCAGGGCGACCTTTCTCCCGAAGTTACAGGTCTATTTTGCCTAATTCCTTAGCCATGAATCTCTCGAGCACCTTAGGATTCTCTCCTCAACTACCTGTGTCGGTTTACGGTACTGGTACTAATTACCTGAAGTTTAGAGGTTTTTCTTGGAAGCCCTTAGGCGCACTATCTCTTTGTCCGAAGACTCCGAGTACTATCGTATTTCACCAGTTCCTGCGCATTTTACTACAGGACCTATAGCTAGGTACTTCAACGAACTATTCCGTCAGTTCGCGGCGCTTTCATCACTCCGTCACCCCATCACAGTAATTAGTAGTACGGGAATATTAACCCGTTAGCCATCGACTGTCCCTTTCGGGTTCGCCTTAGGACCAGACTAACCCACAGCTGATTAGCATAGCTGTGGAAACCTTAGTTTTTCGGTGTGCGGGTTTCTCGCCCGCATTATCGTTACTTATGCCTACATTTTCTTTTCTAACCAGTCCAGCCCTCCTTACGAAAAACCTTCAACCCTGTTAGAATGCTCCCCTACCACTTGCAATTACTTGCAAATCCATAGCTTCGGTAATATGCTTATGCCCGATTATTATCCATGCTCGTCCGCTCGACTAGTGAGCTGTTACGCACTCTTTAAATGAATGGCTGCTTCCAAGCCAACATCCTAGCTGTCTGGGCAGACAAACCTCGTTCTTTCAACTTAGCATATATTTGGGGACCTTAGCTGATGGTCTGGGTTCTTTCCCTCTCGGACTTGGACCTTAGCACCCAAGCCCTCACTGTTAGTGAACATTATACAGCATTCGGAGTTTGTCAGGAATTGGTAGGCGGTGAAGCCCCCGCATCCAATCAGTAGCTCTACCTCTGTATAACTTTATAACTAACGCTGCACCTAAATGCATTTCGGGGAGTACGAGCTATTTCCGAGTTTGATTGGCCTTTCACCCCTACCCACAGGTCATCCGAAGACTTTTCAACGTCAACCGGTTCGGTCCTCCACTGTGTGTTACCACAGCTTCAACCTGCCCATGGGTAGATCACACGGTTTCGCGTCTAACACTACTGACTAAAGCGCCCTATTCAGACTCGCTTTCGCTGCGGATCCATACCTGAAGTACTTATCCTTGCCAGCAGCGTTAACTCGTAGGCTCATTATGCAAAAGGCACGCCGTCACCCCACGAAAGGGCTCCGACCGCTTGTAAGCGTATGGTTTCAGGATCTATTTCACTCCGTTATTCACGGTTCTTTTCACCTTTCCCTCACGGTACTGGTTCACTATCGGTCTCTCAGGAGTATTTAGCCTTAGCGGATGGTCCCGCCGAATTCAGACAGGGTTTCACGTGCCCCGCCCTACTCAGGATACCACTATCTATTACATTTATTACCCATACGGGGCTATCACCCTCTTTGGCGTCACTTTCCAGTAACTTCCGGTTCTGCATGCATAAAATGTCGTGGTCCTACAACCCCAGCACTGCCGTAACAGCACTGGTTTGGGCTAATCCGCGTTCGCTCGCCACTACTTACGGAATCACTTTTGTTTTCTTCTCCTCCGCCTACTTAGATGTTTCAGTTCAGCGGGTTTGCCCACCTATCGGTGTGCTATATCTTCAATATAGCGGGTTGCCCCATTCGGATATCTGCGGATCAATCTGTGTGTGCCAGTCCCCGCAGCTTTTCGCAGCTTATCACGTCCTTCATCGCCTCTGAGAGCCTAGGCATTCCCCATACGCCCTTATTTTGCTTATTGTACCAATCTTGTTACTTAAAACAAGACCGTTTTTTTTGTTTTTTACAATAAAATTGTAAAAAACGCTTTCTACTTTCTTATTATTTTCTTATCTCAATATGTCAATGAACTTTATCTAGTCAAAAGTCAAAAGTCGTCAAGTGAATCACTTTGGACTTTATGACTTTAATCTTTATGACTAAAATCGTGGAGAATAACGGAGTCGAACCGTTGACCTCCTGCGTGCAAGGCAGGCGCTCTAGCCAGCTGAGCTAATCCCCCAATCTAATTATGAATTGTGAATTATGAATTAGGAATTATTTGTAATTCGTAATCTTTCAACTCTAGAATTTCCTTCTTTTTAAGCTTTTCAGTCTTTTTAATTATCA includes:
- the pafA gene encoding alkaline phosphatase PafA, with amino-acid sequence MKKSILLLALFVITSLSAQQRPKLVVGIVVDQMKMEYLYRFSDDFSPNGFKKLMNDGFTFQNMHYNYMPTYTAPGHASIYTGTTPAIHGIVGNEWFSRTLGKEMYCTDDAGVKTVGDGTAEEGAMSPKNLQSTTITDEVRMATNFNGKVIGMSLKDRGAILPAGHFANWAFWYSKTGSFISSTFYGDKLPDWVTEFNNEKNYLKYINKGWDLYKPASVYNESLPDNNPYEGKLYGSAAPVFPYDLKSMYEKNDAGVIRATPFGNDLLAEFAKRAIEKEELGKDNITDFLTVSFSSTDYVGHLLGPRSMELQDTYLRLDQTIADFLAYLDKTVGKGNYLLFLTADHAGAENVIYLKDRKYNVDNYPSKEVKKTLQDFSVKTFGVDLIQNYSNFNVFFNKQIIKEKGLELLKVKQAFKEFLITQPQVKKVYTEEEVLANTGNDYALNFVAKGYDVTQNGDLVIVDKPGMIEYTPTGTSHGTIYSYDTHVPAIFYGWNIKKGESYDKKAITEIAPTIAQKIKVTFPNGTEAKVMTEVLDNKK